From the genome of Thunnus thynnus chromosome 1, fThuThy2.1, whole genome shotgun sequence, one region includes:
- the dpep1 gene encoding dipeptidase 1 yields the protein MLSKVISAVYWTLWVTSCVVTSAEDPYLTRALRLMSETPLIDGHNDLPWQLREQFNNQLNKVDLNKLETTHTNIPKMKEGRLGAQFWSAYVPCATQYKDAVRQTLEQIDVIHRMCDKYPETFMFATSSQEITTAFRLNKTASLIGVEGGHSIDSSLGTLRTMYQLGVRYLTLTHSCNTPWADNWLVDTGSEPSEHNGLSPFGKQLILEMNRLGMLIDLAHVTVEVMNQALDMSKAPVIFSHSSAYSVCPNKRNVPDEVLRRVKETKGIVMVNFYNDYVTCSETAKLSDVADHFDHIKKVAGAGIIGFGGDYDGVTRVPEGLEDVSKVPKLVAELLRRGWTDEEVKAALGDNLLRVLSEAEKVRDNLRSKSPDDVPIPHNEVENSCRTSYGYPTDAGAVHSLSTLALLLTLALQTLITLTAL from the exons ATGCTGTCCAAGGTTATCTCAGCTGTGTATTGGACACTGTGGGTCACGTCTTGTGTCGTCACCTCGGCTGAAGACCCGTACCTGACCAGAGCCCTGAGGCTTATGTCTGAGACACCACTCATCGATGG CCATAATGACCTACCTTGGCAACTTCGAGAGCAATTCAACAACCAGCTCAACAAAGTGGATCTTAACAAACTTGaaacaacacacaccaacatccCTAAGATGAAGGAGGGGCGGCTGGGAGCACAG TTCTGGTCAGCCTATGTTCCGTGTGCAACTCAGTACAAAGATGCTGTCAGACAAACACTGGAGCAGATAGATGTAATCCACAGGATGTGTGACAAATACCCAGAGACATTCATGTTTGCCACCAGTAGCCAAG AAATCACAACGGCCTTCAGACTTAACAAGACAGCCAGTTTGATCGGGGTGGAGGGGGGTCACTCCATCGACAGCAGCCTGGGCACCCTGCGCACCATGTACCAGCTGGGGGTCCGCtacctcacactcacacactcctgCAACACACCCTG GGCAGATAACTGGCTTGTGGACACTGGATCAGAGCCATCTGAACACAACGGCCTATCCCCATTTGGCAAG caactaatTCTGGAAATGAACCGTCTGGGGATGCTGATCGACCTGGCTCATGTGACTGTAGAAGTGATGAACCAGGCGCTGGACATGTCCAAAGCTCCGGTCATCTTCAGCCACTCGTCTGCTTACAGTGTCTGTCCAAACAAGAGGAATGTTCCTGATGAGGTTCTCAGGAGAGTG aAAGAAACTAAAGGCATTGTGATGGTCAACTTCTACAATGACTACGTGACCTGCAGCGAGACCGCTAAACTCTCAGATGTTGCTG ATCACTTCGACCATATAAAGAAAGTAGCTGGGGCAGGCATCATCGGCTTTGGTGGAGACTATGATGGGGTTACAAG AGTACCAGAGGGTCTGGAGGATGTGTCCAAGGTGCCTAAACTGGTGGCTGAACTACTGAGAAGAGGATGGACTGATGAGGAGGTCAAAGCTGCTCTGGGAGACAACTTGCTCCGTGTACTGAGTGAGGCTGAAAAG GTCCGTGACAATCTGAGAAGCAAGAGTCCAGATGATGTTCCTATTCCACATAATGAGGTGGAGAACTCCTGTAGGACGAGCTACGGTTACCCCACTGATGCCGGTGCCGTCCATTCACTCAGCACACTGGCCCTTCTGCTCACACTGGCTCTCCAGACTCTTATCACATTAACAGCTTTGTAG